The sequence CCGAAAAGCAAGATGGAGATGAAGAATACCGGTATTCGTATAGCTCAGAGCCACAAGCTGCTTGGGGGCAAAGCACTTGGACTTGACATTTATATCCCAGATCGATTCAATTTTATGACATTGAAAGATGAGGGTCTGCGAGCCTATTGGTTAGAACGATCCGTTTCGGGTTGATAATCCTGCACGTACAAAGAAGCAGATAGTTGTATAAATTGCCATCAAAACTAAATACAAAAATATTCGGTCAGCGATACGGCTTCGGGAGTGTAGGGTGAATGGGGACGAGGACGCTTTACCAATGACGATATGGATGAAGAGCTTATATCCCTTTCTGGGTGCAAAGCGTACCAGCATTAAGCCTATTGAGATCTTCACCGTCCCAATTGCCCAGAGGTAGATAACTTGGGTTGCGAAATTCAGCTGCATGGCCGTCTTCACCGTGTCCATTACGTAGGCCATATGCCTGCCGGCGCCATACTTCACCTCGGGGATGATGATTGCCCACCCCGCGAGAGACTGCAAGTAATTCGCTATTAATCTCAAGACATCTTGCGTATGGACAACGGGAAAGGATCAACAGGAAAAACATACCAAGGCCATTGTCAAACCCATGACATAGTCCTATGAATAATGTCCCCCAGTCAATCATGGCGATAAGATTGGACTACGAgcattctttttttttaaaacgTACATCGAGTCCAACATTTTGAACCACCCATATTCGCACATAGAATCGGGCCAACACGACGAGGAGAGCGATCCCCGTGGTGATCGACGTCGCAATGACGATCCGGGGTCCTTGGTCAACATCTGGCAGACCAGCTCCGCCCTGACGATCAACCAACAACATTTGCAGCAAATCCAGTGTGTGTCGTGCAGTCACACATCATGAGCACGGAGTACAAAAGAGCGGATCGGAACCTTCATATCTTCAGCCTGGGGGGCCACATCATACGGGCGTGCGTTTAATCAATCTATGACACTCCAGGAAAAGTGCCCACATTCTCCAGTTTTTCAGTTCCTTGGTACCTTTTGTTGTCGCTCCAGGATTATTAGACATGTGCAAGTTGATATTTGAGAAACCTGGTGGCTGCCTTCATCACGGCAGCAACGCTTTGTGATTCGCCTTTTTGACATTGGGTGGAATCTTCACGCTGTCAGGGGTACCGGTTTTACGGAGcaaattttccttttcagcCCAGATCCTCCAGATCCACAAGGGTCCATTGCTCACTCCGCTCAACCTTGGCCAAAGCGAGAGGAGAGCCAACCAGCAAGGCATGAGGTGAGATTAAAGTTGGCGCCGCCGATCGGATCGCGCACCCGTCCCGTGCCTAGTGTCCTTTTCTCGGCGAAAAGTTGAGGGGCAAGATGCGATTCGTAACAACCCGAAGTTCTCCGTAACCAAGCGCAAAACGGTATTAACGGTCGAAGCTATCGTCACATCCCTGACCCCCTGGACAAGGGTATGACTTACGGGGACATGGAAATAATATATCCAATATTAAGATGGAGAACATTCACCACCTGGCAGTCGTTTAAGAGTTACCTAGTTAAATCGAGAAGAAAACTTTGTCCAAAATCTGCCTGGCGAAATCTCGTATCGGACGTTGATTTGGTGTTTTTCGCAGTTTATGTCCCgcatatgtacggagtacacccAAACGGAGTTCTCTGTATGGAGGATATTGCCTAGGAGACCCACAGAAATCTCAGTTGTTTGTCACTACTCCCGTTGATTGGCCAGATCTGAAGTTCGTCGCTGTTCAGCCGATGTCCAAGGCGAAATGACGCCCTGCGGAGGCCGTAGCGCTGCCAATTGTAGCTATACAGGAACATCGATTGAGAGCTCAAGAGAAACGGACCAGTGGGCATTCTGCAAAGGGGACTTCGCACACAATCGAATTGAATCTCTCCTGGGCGGACAGCGCCAGGCCGGGGAGACTCTTTGCGTCCAAATTAGGTTTCCCGCCGCGCCGGTTCATGGCACCCGAAGCCGTGGGACGCTTGACCCGAACGGGAATTAGGGCATAATAGGTCCATGCGAGAAGAAATTGGAAGGTTACCTTTAGCCAATTGACATCGCGCCCTGCTGGTAACTTTGCTTCGGTTGATCCAGCCTTTCTCGGAATTCTCGTCTTTTGTTTGTTGGGCTGCTTTCGATCATTCCACCCTTTGACACTTTTAACCTTTCCGTCGGTATGCGGAAcggtactctgtacggagtactccgtactttgtCACTAGTTAATGCGAGCAGGGGGAGTCGTTAGCTGCAGCCTTTGTTACACAATATAATCCATTTCCTCAAGGACAACGAACATTTGACGCATAACGAGTGCGGAGTCCACTCTCCACTCCCGTTCATTCATAGCTCTTTGACTGCTACTACTTGTCCTATGCAAACTGTTCGTGTCCCTCGTTGTGGATTCAATCACTCTAAAACCATCCATTGCTGGTGAGAACCTCCGTGACTGAGTTGGCTACGATAAATCCCCGACTTCCGATGCAAAGATATTGATATGAGAAGGGTGGGGTGACGCGAGTGTTGTCGGCCGTGGCTGTCTGTGAGAGCGACCCGTTGCATCGATCCCATCTCTTAGGGAACTATTTCGCGACTGGTTAAAGACTGAATTCATTATACGTAACAGAAATTCTTCTATTCATGAACGCGTATCAGaactatgtacggagtactacgTATAAAATGATAATAAAACACATTTTTCTGCATATTTTCATCCAATATGCTCTAATGATTAGGCGACCTGGAATATATTGGGATGAGAGGTGTGTAAGGCTCTAGGATAATTTAGGTTTTGTGGCTTCTCCGTTTGTGCAACTCGAAGCTAAGGTCGTACGAGTGTCATATAACTGGCGTTCGAAGAATTTAAGAATTTCGTCGATCACACTATTTCGGAAGAAGCGAGTCCGGTCAGTCATATCCACCCGCCAGCATCTTAAAAGGGACGTGGATGAAAGGAACTTACATAACTGGCGCACTGATTGCCAACACTGCCTTCCACTCGAGCCAGTTCAATGGTAAGATCGAGAAAAGGCCTTGCAGGAATGGAATATACAAAATTGCGAAATGAAGGGACATCGACATTATGATCGCGCCGACAAGCACCATGTTGTTCCACAATGGGAAGGTGAAAAGGGACTCGCTGGACGACAGAGCGTTCATGGCGTTGAACATCTCAATAACGACGAGGATAGAGAGCGAAACCGTGGATGCCGACTTTGACATGTCATTCGTGAACATCTCGCACCCGATCTCGGGGAACTCTCTAGAGCACTTGTGGAAATGCGACTAAATAACGTAGGATCAGCTACAGTCCACGATATTGAAACCCTCTTAAGACAAGGAAAACCTACTAATTGCCAAAATGTTATTTGCGGACCCTGTGGATTATACATAAACCACCAAGCGAAACCAAAAACAGTTGCGACACCGACATATATACCGATCACCATGTACCGGAAGAAAAGCCAGCCACTAACCAGCGCTTCACCACGCTTCCTTGGCGGCCGCTTCATAACATCATGGTCTGCGGGATTGAATGACAGCGCAGTGGCCGGTAGGCCATCAGTGACGAGGTTGACCCAGAGAAGTTGGACAGGGATCAAAGCCTCTGGCATGCCAAGCGCTGCTGTAAGGAAGATAGACACGACTTCGCCGATATTGGAAGAGATCAGATACCGGATGAACTGCTGGGTGTTGCTATAGATGGATCTCCCTTCTTCGACGGCAACTTCAATCGTTGCGAAATTATCGTCGGCCAAAACCATATCCGCCGCAAGTTTGGCGACGTCGGTACCGGAACCCATTGCGACGCCGATGTCAGACTTCTTCAAGGCGGGAGCATCGTTGACACCATCTCCAGTCATTGCAACGACCTGTCCGAGAGACTGAAGTATGTCAACTAGTTTCGATTTATGGGTTGGCTCAACACGGGAGAACAGGGAGGCCTGTCTCGCAGCTTCAATCTTTCCTTGCTCGCTGAGCGCATCAAATTCCCTTCCGGTGAAACTCTTGCCCCGCAAGTCTTCATGCTTTCCAAACACACCGATTTGTCGACAGATGGATTCGGCAGTGTTTTGATTGTCACCCGTGATTACAATAACTCGAATTCCAGCCTCTCGACATTTCTGAATTGATGCAGCCACTTCGGGTCGAGGAGGATCAAGCATACCAACAAGTCCAATAAGGGTCATATTTTGTTCAAGCTTCTCGTACTCATTTGAGGTCTCTGCAGTGTGCAGAAGAGGCGCCTCTGCAACATTTGAAATACTGGCAATGGCGATAACCCGAAGACCCCTGTTTCCATAATCCACGACTTCTTGCGAGATCAGCTTGGCATGATTCAGAGATAGGGGAACCCTAGCGCCGTTGGATCCCAGCAGGGTATGGGAGCAACGCTCGAGGATCGATTCGGGAGCACCTTTCACAAGGAGCATTTGGTTTTTCCCGTTACCCACTAGCACAGACATGCTCTTTCGATCACGAGAGAACTCATAGGTAGCTTTTAGGGGCAGTCGGTTTTCATAGTGCTTGCTAGCTGCATGTAGCCGTTCGGATGCCGGTAGATGCTTCAGCTTTTGGTTCACGTCCATGTCATCTGTGCCAATTTTCTCAACTAGCACTCTGAGGGCTCCTTCAGTGGGTTCTCCGACATTGCTATAAGTTCCGCTCTTCGGATCATACGATAGTGCCGCATCATTGCACATAGCCAAAACTTCAGCCATTTGACAGATCGTGGACGACGTAGCAGCAAGATCTTCCTGAACTTGACCATTTTTCCGTAGTTCGCCGACGGGGGCGAAGGTTGTACCTTCGACGCTGATTTCCTCAAGGCCGGTGCCAGACTCATTGAGGTAAACAATCCTTTCAACGCTCATCTGGTTAGTGGTAAGGGTGCCTGTCTTGTCTGAGCAAATTACACTGCAGCTGCCCAGCGTTTCCACGGATGGCAAAGACCGAACAACGGCATTCTTTGCAGCCATCTTTCGTGTTCCCAAGGCCAAACAAGTGGTGATAACTACAGCCAGGCCTTCTGGAATGGCAGCCACACCAAGCGAGACAGCAATCTTGAGATAATAGATTGCACCCTTTGTCCAACTCCCATGACTCGGATCGCTGAAATGTTGGATATTAATGAGCCAAACGAGGACACAAATAACCGTGATAACCTTAGCCAACATATCACCAAAATCATTGAGTTTTTGTTTCAATGGCGTTGGCTCGGAGATCTGAGCTGTGATACTCTCGTGGATATCACCAATCGCGGTACTCGACCCGGTTAAAACAACGACTGCAGTGGCATGGCCGCTGACAACCGTAGTTCCGGAAAATAGGATATTTGTTTGGTCCTGTTTCACAGCCTGAAAGTCCTTGATTTCTAAAGTACCCTTGGAGACACTTTCACTCTCCCCAGTCAATATAGCCTGGTCGACGCGGAAGCTATTACTCTGGATGGAGACAAGTCTGCAATCCGCAGGAATACGGTCGCCGACAGCCACGTGAACGATATCTCCAGGAACGAGCTCTTCAGCCTTGATGCGTTGCACAGCGCCATCTCGAACAACTTTGGCCTCATTTGCTGAGTAttcttgaagagcagcaatGGCCTTCTCTGCGCTGTTCTCCTGTGATACGCCGACTATCGCATTCAAGATAAGGATTGTAAGGATCTAAACAAGCTGTGTCAGAAATTCCAATTCCAAGGCCATATATGTTCCTCAGCTTTTCGAAACACGCACCACTGCGGGGTCAACAAAAGCGGTCCAGTCGTCGCCTCCCTCAAAGAGTGCGAGTACAAACGAAACGACAGCCGAACCCAGGAGGATTATAACTAGTTGATCCTTGAATTGTTCCAGTATAAGTTCCCATAGCGGTGTTGGCGGTTCTTCCGGAATGGCTAGATAATAGCGAGGCAAGAGTTTAGCATAAGAGTGGCATGGAGCGAGAGTAATATGTATTGACATGAAATTAAGGCGGGGGGATAATCCATCACTCACCGTTGGAACCATATTTCTCCCTCGATTTCAAAACTTGCGCGCTGGAAAGACCCTCCTGCTCATCGACTTGAAAGTGCTGGAGGACATCGCGTGGAGAATGTAAAAACGAGCGCTCCATCGTCTGGGCGCAAGATTCAGTGGTTCCCGGCAGAGCTCTTTTTGTCTCTTGCTTAGCTACCCGGTGTATATAACCTTTGGAAGGATTTGGCGAGAgagaggaaaggaaaggagggAAGGGGAAAAGTAGAGGTGGCTATAAACTTCGGCGCATACAGAATCGAAGCGGCCGGCTGACGCCGCTGGTACGAGCAAGATTCGTGTGCGGGACTGTGGAGAAACTGTGGTCAAACTCGTGTGTTATCTTTGGGATTGTGCCGTAAGATCTGCGATCTATCGAACCCGGCCGCCAAGCCCTAGATCATCGCAAGGGCACAATGCACGAGCGGTAAAATGAAAATAACAAAGAGCGATTGGGGGTGGAAGTAAGAAAAAGAGTGAAAGGCTGACCGAGCGAGTCTCTAGGTAATATATCCCTCTGTTCCCGAGCGCATCGGCCTGGTGATGAGCTATCGCCGGTTTTTCAACGTGGTCTTTTCGATGGCCGATCGCCGGTGTTGCTTATGTAATCTCATTGGGAGCCGTTATATTATGTAAGGTAAAAAGCTTAATTTAAACGCCAAGACAGCCAGAAGGTTCCGCGGCTCCGGGATAATGATTCCATTGGATGGAGGAGCCACTGTGGCTAGTTGACACCTCTTCAGGACGGAGGAACTATAACCCGAAGTGTTTGCGGCTGACGCAAAGCAAGACTGGCTTTGAAAGGTCGAAAGGCTGGCTGCCTTGCGATGCTCGATCTGCTGGGAGCAACGCCTCGTCAACGGGCAGTGGCTTCGGGCTTCGGCTTGTCGACCATCGACGAAAGCATCGTGATTTACAATCATGGTGGACGCAGGGCGTAAGTCTTCCCAACTACTCTGGATTCTGTATGAAgtatatacggagtacggggtaGGCTTTCTGTATTTATTGACCGGTGGTAACTTCATCGCCCAGGCATCGCCAAGGGCTCGGTGACTATTGCGTTgggggcaaaaaaagaaaaaataggTATTAGGGAAAACTGATAGCATGGGGAAGAGAAGGGGGACGGGGAAAGGGTTCGTAACAAGGGCTACAAGCATCACAGACCCAGAAATGCATAGATGGGTGGGCAGTAGAAAGGAGCAGCATCCCTCCCTGAGGacaaaagaggaagaagaatagCAAGAAGATAGCTCTGACTACCTGATGGTATTAACCGCATGATAATAAACTTCTTTCTCCAAAGGAATAAAGGGGGCAGGCCCGCAACAAGGCGTCGATCAAGGTAAAGGGATTTGGGGGGTGGGGTAATAGAAAGCTGCATTTCCGATCAAGTCTCACTCTCTCCAAACAATAACTAACTCCGCAACCTGAAAGATACACAACCCTTTAAAAAGAACAACAGAAATGACAACTAAAAAGAACATGTGAAGGTGTAAGCAATCCACACTACGAATGGACCGTTTTCAACTCCCATAGGATCGGCGAAGGAGATGGACAAGCAAAGCATGGATTGGGCGACCAGTAAAATTATTACCGGAAAATTACCATCCTTTATGATTCAGCAGCTGTTTCCTTCTTGTCTTCAGTGGAGGCGGGAGCCGCTGGTTCGTCAGTGGTAGCGCTAGCCTCGGCGGGCTTCTCCTCGGAAGCTGCGTCGGTGGTAGTTGGCTCTGCCTCACCGCCGTCAGACGACGTCCAGAGAGTGAGGTTATCACGCAACAGCTGCATGATCAAAGTACTGTCACGATAGGATTCCTCGGACAGAGAGTCGAGCTCCGCAATGGCGTCGTCGAAAGCCTGCTTGGCAAGATGGCAAGCCCGATCAGGAGAGTTGACAATCTCATAGTAGAAGACTGAAAGGTTGAGGGCAAGGCCAAGGCGGATGGGGTGAGTAGGGGTCAACTCGGATTGGGCAACATCGGTAGCATTCTAGGGGGTGCCCAACGCGAGTTTAGTAGAGCATACAAAACGGTGTTGCAGACGACAGAATCAAGCTGTGGAGTAATACCTTGTAGGCCTCGTGGGCATTGGTGGCTGCAACCTTCCGCTTGTTACCAGAGGCGAACTCGGCGAGGTAGCGGTAGTAATCTCCCTTCCTATAGAATCATTGAGCTCAGCGCATTTGCTCACAGTACACTCCAATCAGCATCGAGGTTCGAGCGCAACGCACATCTTGTAGTAGAAGACCTTGGACTCGCCGGTTTCAGCCTTGGGGATCAGGTTGTTGTCCAAGACCTCGAGGACGTCCTGGCAAACACGCTCGAGTTCTTCTTCGATCTTCTCGCGGTATTCCCTGATGGTGGCAACATGTTTATCAGAGCCTTTAGATTCCTCCTTTTGCTCGATAGACGAGATGATACGCCACGAGGCACGGCGGGTGCCGACAACATTCTTGTACGCGACGGAAAGGAGGTTGCGCTCATCGACAGTGAGTTCACCCCCGAGCTAGCGTGAAATTTAGTACAGGGCGTACTCCTCTGCCGGGTCACGCGACATTTTCACAGCGACAAACATCGAGGGAACTTACGCTGGCGACCTCCTGTAGAAAAAGTCAGCCCCTGAATTATCTCACCATACTAAACATCATATAGAGTGTAACAAACCTTCATGTAGGTGACCATTTCTATAATCCAAGTCAGCGCTCCATTCCTGCACGTTCCCCTGTGGCCTGGATCTGCTTACCATCATAACGCTCGGCCTGCTCGCAGAGGCGGGCGAGAAAGGTCTTGCTGCATTGATGTGAGCAGAGGATAGTTGAAGGACCATGCGCACAGGATTGGAAAAACCTACTTCTCACGCTGGTCAAGACAACATCATTAGTACTGTCAGTGCACAGCAATGCCGAGAGAGAGCAacacaagaagaacaagagtGGAGGGTCGCTGGTGCTGGGGCCGGAACCTCTGGCAAACCAACCTGAGGAGAGGGGTAAACATACTTCAGAAGTCATTTTTCTGTGAGTGTTGTAATGATTGAAGGGTCAACAACAAATGAGGGGATGCTGGGAATACTGGTGATTgggaaagaagaggaaaagaaaattgttTGCTAGAAGAGGGGGTGCTGGTAATGGTTGACCGTGCAGGTTGGTTGAAACAGTTGATTGTCCTGCCTGGAGGAGAGGAGTGAGAGGGAGCGAGGGAGCGAGTTGAAGGGGTTTGGATTTAGCGAGTCCTTGTTGAGTGATGCGAGGGAACAACAAAAACACTAACAAACTGGTTAAGGCTGCTGTTGTCCACCAGTGGCTTGCTATGCCGTGCCTCTCCTGTGACAAACCTCTCTCTCATTTAGCAAacattctttttttttttgcttttcacGCCAAAGCGTGAAAAAATTTCATTTGTTAgccatattttctttttcttcttcttttttacgcttttcctttttttacCCTTTGAACTCACTCGCTCTGATTCCGGCGGCAAAACCCACCACAACATTTTCATTTCCCGCCCCTCACTTTGGATGGCTGGCGATACGCGCCATTGACCCAGCCTGGGCCGGAGTGACATGATTCTGCTAGAATGGAgccaaaaaaacaaaaaaaggtacggagtactccgtacaggtCATGATATTTCTGCTTCACTATCTAGATCCTTACAAGCAAACTTTGACAGCCAAAAACAGCGGCAAAGCCAGTGATTGATGCAAAAAAAGCCACAAGGTCCACAACAAAGGCATTGACTGTCCTAATACCCATGATGGTTAAGTAGAATCAGAAATGAGAGAGCACATTTTGGAATTATGATACCTAGAAAATAATTGCATGGTACCAAGTGGATGAAGACTGACAGGTGAACTGCCTGACGCTGAACCTGGCAATCTTGTCCATGTCGCGTCCTACCGTGAATCTGGCTCCATCCGTTGTacggaaaacaaaaattgaAAAGGACCGGCAGCCAGTGAATCGCCTGTATATCTCCAGACATGAAATCGCCAATGGAGTTTTGATGGCAGAGGCTTCCTTTCTTCCGCAGCACCTAACCCCATCCCAGCTTCGCGCGGTGGAAGGGGGTTTGCTTCTGGAGATCAAATCTTTCCATCATTCgacttctccttctcctcatCGCCAACCTTGTCACGATGCAGCATCTTCAAGTCGATGGACGAGGACAAGAAAGACCTATTTAGAAATACCACGTAGATACTCCTATGTAGGTACGTCCATTTCTGTGTTCATACTACGTAGCCAGCCTAATATAACTGCAAAGGACCCTGGGAAGGGGTATAATGAGCCTCACATATGGTTGAGTGGTGCAAACGATGCCACCCACGACAAGCCATTGTGCAGTGCAGTAACTATCGTCTCGTCCACAGACGAATAAACCGGGaagtatactccgtacatacaagGGGGAACCTAGCTAGGTCTGATTACAAGGGAAAAACTTGCTTGGTGTCGCTCTAAAACGTTTtatattaaagatcttcaaatCGTATATACCTGGAGGAATGGGTCATTCCCGCAGACGAGCTAGTGATCTGAATAGTTACCAATTTTTGTTGCGTGCGCGAAATTCTAAATTGCCATGCCATGCCATGCCCATACTACTAGCCTGCTGTAGAATAACGAAACGAAATCTTCGAGATAAACAATAACCCAAGCAAACACGTCTGGAATCGAGTAAGGGTATGGTGGTGGAGGGAAATGGAaatgggaaaaagaaaagaagaaaaaaaagaaaaaaaattaaggGAGGGGCATCACATAAAGTCATCATCGTCCAGCTCATCGCCATCGTACGCTGTGAGATCCGCGCGGTTCGAGTGAGTGGTGACGAGACTTGTCTTGGTCTTGGCTGCCTTGCTCTTCTTCCCGCCCTTGTCAGCGGCCTTTTCCTCTTTGAGTTTCTCGTTGCTAGCGGCGGTCAAAGCGCTTGCCACCTTCTTGATTTCCGAACTGGGGAGCTCCTTTACAAGCCGCTTCGTAAACTCTTGGACCCAGATAGAGTATTGCGGCTTCTTGGATTGGGCGGCTAGTAGAGGAGCGAGGGTCTCTGTGAGAGTGGTGAACTGCGCCTTGGTTCCCGGCTTGAAGAGCGGCATGGCAGAGATATCGATAGATTTGGTAGGGTCATTCGGGTCAGAAATGACGGTCGCCTTGGGCGCTGACCGGTTCCGGTTGAGATCGATATCGCCGATAAGATCCTGCGCGTGCTTGAGATCGGACTCCTTCTCCGTCCGTCTCAGCCGCGCCCGCTGTTCCGCAGCATCTTCCTCCTCGCTCGATTCTTCCTCGTCAAGGGCGCGCCGGGCTTTATGTTCTGCTATTCTTTGCGCTTTTGATTTCTTCTGCGCGGCGGCTTCAGCTTCAGCCTTGGCTTTAGCTGCAGCTGCTTTTGCTTCCTTCTCTCGCTCGACTTCCGAATCTTCGGCGGCGTCCCAGGAATCTAGAACCTATGTCGCAGAGAACAAAGATATCAACATCATCCCATATGTTTTCgtgagaagaaaaagaatattGAGATGAAAGGCCGAACACTCCCATACCTCGTCACTATCTTCCTCATCGTCAAACTTGCGTCTTGCCACGAATGGCGGCGGGGTGGAAGGAGGTGTGCTCTCCTCTTCATCGTCTATGAGGGTTCCAAAACATGA is a genomic window of Coccidioides posadasii str. Silveira chromosome 3, complete sequence containing:
- a CDS encoding uncharacterized protein (EggNog:ENOG410PH09~COG:P~TransMembrane:10 (i61-78o84-103i256-276o288-317i754-775o787-806i827-851o890-910i922-946o958-978i)~BUSCO:1327at33183): MERSFLHSPRDVLQHFQVDEQEGLSSAQVLKSREKYGSNAIPEEPPTPLWELILEQFKDQLVIILLGSAVVSFVLALFEGGDDWTAFVDPAVILTILILNAIVGVSQENSAEKAIAALQEYSANEAKVVRDGAVQRIKAEELVPGDIVHVAVGDRIPADCRLVSIQSNSFRVDQAILTGESESVSKGTLEIKDFQAVKQDQTNILFSGTTVVSGHATAVVVLTGSSTAIGDIHESITAQISEPTPLKQKLNDFGDMLAKVITVICVLVWLINIQHFSDPSHGSWTKGAIYYLKIAVSLGVAAIPEGLAVVITTCLALGTRKMAAKNAVVRSLPSVETLGSCSVICSDKTGTLTTNQMSVERIVYLNESGTGLEEISVEGTTFAPVGELRKNGQVQEDLAATSSTICQMAEVLAMCNDAALSYDPKSGTYSNVGEPTEGALRVLVEKIGTDDMDVNQKLKHLPASERLHAASKHYENRLPLKATYEFSRDRKSMSVLVGNGKNQMLLVKGAPESILERCSHTLLGSNGARVPLSLNHAKLISQEVVDYGNRGLRVIAIASISNVAEAPLLHTAETSNEYEKLEQNMTLIGLVGMLDPPRPEVAASIQKCREAGIRVIVITGDNQNTAESICRQIGVFGKHEDLRGKSFTGREFDALSEQGKIEAARQASLFSRVEPTHKSKLVDILQSLGQVVAMTGDGVNDAPALKKSDIGVAMGSGTDVAKLAADMVLADDNFATIEVAVEEGRSIYSNTQQFIRYLISSNIGEVVSIFLTAALGMPEALIPVQLLWVNLVTDGLPATALSFNPADHDVMKRPPRKRGEALVSGWLFFRYMVIGIYVGVATVFGFAWWFMYNPQGPQITFWQLSHFHKCSREFPEIGCEMFTNDMSKSASTVSLSILVVIEMFNAMNALSSSESLFTFPLWNNMVLVGAIIMSMSLHFAILYIPFLQGLFSILPLNWLEWKAVLAISAPVIVIDEILKFFERQLYDTRTTLASSCTNGEATKPKLS
- a CDS encoding uncharacterized protein (EggNog:ENOG410PHTI~COG:O~BUSCO:12018at33183), with translation MTSERENKTFLARLCEQAERYDEMVTYMKEVASLGGELTVDERNLLSVAYKNVVGTRRASWRIISSIEQKEESKGSDKHVATIREYREKIEEELERVCQDVLEVLDNNLIPKAETGESKVFYYKMKGDYYRYLAEFASGNKRKVAATNAHEAYKNATDVAQSELTPTHPIRLGLALNLSVFYYEIVNSPDRACHLAKQAFDDAIAELDSLSEESYRDSTLIMQLLRDNLTLWTSSDGGEAEPTTTDAASEEKPAEASATTDEPAAPASTEDKKETAAES
- the HCR1 gene encoding Translation initiation factor 3 subunit J component (EggNog:ENOG410PNWK~COG:J) → MAPSKWDDEEESTPPSTPPPFVARRKFDDEEDSDEVLDSWDAAEDSEVEREKEAKAAAAKAKAEAEAAAQKKSKAQRIAEHKARRALDEEESSEEEDAAEQRARLRRTEKESDLKHAQDLIGDIDLNRNRSAPKATVISDPNDPTKSIDISAMPLFKPGTKAQFTTLTETLAPLLAAQSKKPQYSIWVQEFTKRLVKELPSSEIKKVASALTAASNEKLKEEKAADKGGKKSKAAKTKTSLVTTHSNRADLTAYDGDELDDDDFM